One Myxococcus xanthus genomic region harbors:
- a CDS encoding ABC transporter permease has translation MSQLLQDVRLSLRRMRREATFTLVIITTLALAIGATTAVFSAVYQVLLRPLPYRAPEQLVSLYQSTPQRERLGVSLQSLQAWRERAFALQGLEGLSIRDITLAGDGELERVRAGRATAGLFSLLGVRPLLGQDFRADRDANGLLLSHALWQRRFGGRPDVVGQTLMVDDQLHTVVGVLPAGFRFAPDVEAWKPLVLGTDESAGGVWLRVVGRLREGVSAEQARTEMTALGAALVREPGFTEEPAGVRLVPLHTQVVEGSQARLWLLAGVVALVLLVACANVANLLLARASAREREVSVRAALGAGRGRLVRQFLVESGMLALVGGAAGLVLAMWGMDLLRALMPPQFVDAEALRLQPHVLGIALVLSVVTSLLFGLVPALRVSRADARGALGGLRGGAGATRGEGGRVVLVVAQVALALIPLVGAGLMLRTVHALSVVPLGFNPQGVTVVDLSLPSAKYRDETVQRALFSSVLERVRALPGVTSAGMSSTVPLWGRNGLAPVLLPGEAASQADSRELVHFRTTSDGYFNTLGIPLKEGRTIEAWNGPGTAPVVVVNETFARRYFPGRSAVGQRVQLVLDGEAFREIVGVVGDVQHNSLDAPPVSEAFVPMGQLWGLHMLLTVRASQDAVALVPVLREQLRAVAPELPRVSVRSLESVVDASLGHTKVLGSLLVALAVLGLVLAGVGLYGVLSYSVSQRTRELGIRMALGATGQYLVWRVVGQGLRMAVAGVLLGLVGAAVFARSLSSVLYGVSAFDIVTFAAVPVLLAAVALLASWLPARRVTRVPLHEALRSDD, from the coding sequence ATGTCCCAGCTTCTTCAGGACGTTCGATTGTCCCTGCGTCGCATGCGGCGCGAGGCCACATTCACGCTGGTCATCATCACCACGCTTGCGCTGGCCATTGGCGCCACCACCGCCGTCTTCAGCGCGGTGTACCAGGTGTTACTGCGGCCGTTGCCGTACCGGGCGCCGGAGCAGTTGGTGTCGCTGTACCAGTCGACGCCCCAGCGCGAGCGGCTGGGCGTGTCGCTGCAGTCACTCCAGGCCTGGCGCGAGCGTGCGTTTGCGCTCCAAGGACTGGAGGGGCTGTCGATCCGCGACATCACCTTGGCGGGTGACGGCGAGCTGGAGCGGGTGCGGGCGGGGCGGGCAACAGCGGGCTTGTTCTCGCTCCTGGGCGTGCGGCCCTTGCTCGGACAGGACTTCCGCGCGGACAGGGACGCCAATGGCCTGCTCCTGTCGCATGCGCTGTGGCAGCGGCGCTTCGGTGGCCGCCCGGACGTGGTGGGACAGACGTTGATGGTGGATGACCAGCTCCACACGGTGGTGGGGGTATTGCCCGCGGGTTTCCGCTTCGCACCGGACGTGGAGGCGTGGAAGCCGTTGGTCCTGGGGACGGATGAGTCGGCCGGAGGGGTGTGGCTGCGCGTGGTGGGGCGCCTGCGCGAAGGCGTGTCCGCGGAGCAGGCACGCACGGAGATGACGGCCCTGGGCGCCGCGCTGGTGCGCGAGCCGGGCTTCACGGAGGAGCCTGCTGGGGTGCGGCTGGTGCCCTTGCACACGCAGGTGGTGGAGGGCTCCCAGGCGCGGCTGTGGCTCCTGGCCGGCGTCGTGGCGTTGGTGCTGCTGGTGGCCTGCGCCAACGTGGCCAACCTGTTGCTGGCGCGGGCTTCCGCGCGGGAGCGCGAGGTGTCAGTGCGCGCCGCCCTGGGCGCGGGCCGAGGGCGGCTGGTGCGGCAGTTCCTGGTGGAGAGCGGGATGCTGGCGCTCGTGGGCGGCGCCGCCGGACTGGTCCTGGCGATGTGGGGCATGGATCTGCTGCGCGCGCTCATGCCGCCTCAGTTCGTGGATGCCGAGGCTCTCCGCCTGCAGCCGCATGTCCTGGGCATCGCGCTGGTTCTCTCGGTGGTGACCAGCCTGCTCTTTGGCCTGGTCCCCGCGCTGCGGGTGTCGCGCGCGGATGCGCGGGGCGCGCTGGGCGGGCTGCGAGGTGGCGCAGGGGCCACGCGGGGCGAAGGCGGGCGCGTGGTGCTGGTGGTCGCGCAGGTGGCCTTGGCACTGATTCCGCTGGTGGGCGCGGGCCTGATGCTGCGCACCGTCCATGCCTTGAGCGTGGTGCCGCTGGGCTTCAATCCCCAGGGCGTCACCGTGGTGGACCTCTCCCTGCCATCGGCGAAGTACCGGGACGAGACCGTCCAACGGGCCCTCTTCTCCAGCGTGTTGGAGCGGGTGCGCGCGCTTCCAGGCGTGACGTCCGCGGGCATGTCCAGCACGGTGCCCCTGTGGGGACGCAATGGTCTGGCGCCGGTGCTGCTGCCGGGCGAGGCGGCATCACAGGCGGACTCCCGGGAGTTGGTCCACTTCCGCACCACCAGCGACGGCTACTTCAACACCCTGGGCATCCCGCTGAAGGAAGGGCGCACCATCGAAGCCTGGAATGGGCCGGGCACCGCGCCGGTGGTCGTGGTGAACGAGACGTTCGCCCGGCGCTACTTCCCCGGGCGGAGCGCGGTGGGACAGCGCGTGCAACTGGTGCTCGACGGTGAGGCCTTCCGCGAAATCGTGGGCGTGGTGGGGGATGTCCAGCACAACAGCCTGGATGCGCCCCCGGTCAGCGAAGCCTTCGTCCCCATGGGACAGCTCTGGGGACTGCACATGCTGCTCACCGTGCGAGCCTCGCAGGACGCTGTTGCGCTTGTCCCGGTGCTGCGCGAGCAGCTTCGCGCCGTGGCCCCCGAGCTCCCGAGAGTCTCCGTGCGCTCTCTGGAATCGGTCGTGGACGCCAGCCTGGGCCACACGAAGGTGCTGGGTTCGCTGCTGGTGGCCCTGGCGGTGCTGGGGCTGGTGCTCGCGGGCGTGGGGCTCTACGGCGTGTTGTCCTATTCGGTCAGTCAGCGGACGCGCGAGCTGGGCATCCGCATGGCATTGGGCGCGACCGGGCAATATCTGGTGTGGCGCGTGGTGGGGCAGGGGCTTCGGATGGCCGTGGCCGGCGTCCTCCTGGGGCTTGTCGGCGCCGCCGTGTTCGCGCGCAGCCTGTCCAGTGTCCTGTATGGCGTGAGCGCGTTCGACATCGTCACCTTCGCGGCCGTGCCCGTGCTGCTCGCCGCAGTGGCGTTGCTGGCCAGTTGGCTGCCCGCGCGCCGCGTCACCCGCGTGCCGCTGCACGAGGCGCTGCGCTCGGACGACTGA